The following DNA comes from Clostridia bacterium.
CGAACTCAATGGCCGCGGCGTCCCGATCATCTGAAGCAATGTCCTGGGGAAGCACAGACGGAGCCGCATTCCCGGCAAGTGCACAGAGGACAAGAACCGACAGTGTCATGAGTGCGAGAAGCCATCGCGATAGGGCTTTTTGTCCGCGCACGGTATCCATCCTATTCTTCATCTCCTTATCTAGTCTGCCAGTTGATAGCCGTAGCCGGCACTCCCATACAGAATCCACTACTCAGAGATCTTGTTGATCAGGCCGTGAAACACCCCCTCATACCCGTTCGGGGCCTCCCATAGCGGTCAACTCATTTCCAGTGGACATGAGTTGACCTGCTAATTCAAACTAGTTCGAATTGAGCCGGTTGAGCCGTGAAGAACTTGGAAAATGACATGTCACGTAGTGCTCGTTGCCTATGTGGGTTACGGCTGGATCAGTCTGCGAGCAGATATCCTGAGCATATCGGCACCTTGTGTGAAACCTGCAGCCACTGGGCAGTTTCACGGGGCTTGGCACGTCGCCCTCAAGGATGATGCGTTGCCTCTTGTGCTTGGGGTCGGGGATTGGGACTGAAGACAGAAGCGCTTCAGTGTAAGGGTGCTGTGGGTTGATGTAAAGTTCGTCCTTCGGTGCAAGCTCGACGATCTTCCCTAGGTACATCACGGCTATTCTGTCGCTTATGTGCCTGACCACACTGAGGTCATGAGCGATGAACAGGTATGTCAACCCGAAATCATTCTGCAAGTCCTGGAGGAGGTTTATCACCTGCGCCTGAATCGACACATCGAGGGCCGACACAGGTTCATCGCATACGATGAGTTTGGGCCTGACTGCGAGTGCCCTTGCTATTCCGATCCTTTGCCGTTGACCACCGGAGAACTCGTGCGGGTACCTCTTCAGATGATATGGCGCAAGCCCCACCACTTCAAGGAGTTCCTGTACGCGCCTGTCCCGCTCCTTTCCCCTGGCCAGCCCGTGGACTTCTATGGGTTCCCCTATGATGTCGCCAATACTCATTCGCGGGTTCAACGACGCATAAGGGTCCTGGAACATTATCTGCATGTCCTTGCGGAGCTCCCGCATGCCTTCACCGCTCAGTTTCAGGATGTTCCGGCCCTCGAAGCAGACGTCGCCAGAGGTGGGCTCAATGAGCCTGAGTATCAGCCTGCCTGTGGTGGACTTGCCGCACCCGCTTTCCCCTACGAGTCCGAGAGTCTCGCCGCGGTTGATGCAGAAACTGACCCCATCAACGGCCTTGACTGTCGCCGATCGTCTGGATGGTATGAACCCTTTCTTCATTGGGAAGTGTTTCACAAGGTCCCTCACTTCAAGCAGAGGCTCGGTCATAGACGGCAGTCCCCCCTAGTTCAGCTCAGATCCGCGTTCAACTGCGTTCCAGCACCTTACTTCATGGTCATCCTTGATGTCGACAAGCGGCGGCTCCTGCTCCCTGCATATGGGCTGAGCCCAGTTGCACCGAGGATGGAACCTGCAGCCTTTGGGCATGTTGAATGGGCTTGGCACAACGCCCTTGATCACCTGCAACCTCTCAGATCTCTCATTCAGCTTCGGGATTGATCCCAACAGGCCCACAGTGTAAGGATGGGCAGGCTTTTCGAATATGCTGCCCACATTCGCCCTCTCCACGATCCTGCCTGCATACATCACCACAACTTCATCTACGGTTTCGGCAATCACCCCAAGATCATGGGTAATGAGCATTATGGCTGTGCCAAATCTCTCCCTGAGCTCCGACATCAGTTCGAGGATCTGAGCCTGGATGGTTACGTCTAGGGCCGTGGTGGGCTCATCGGCGATGAGAAGTGTGGGGTTGCATGAGAGCGCCATCGCTATCATTATTCTCTGCCTCATGCCGCCGCTCATTTGGTGGGGAAAGTCGTCAACACGCTTCTCAGGAGATGGGATTCCAACAAGCCGTAGAAGCTCGATGGTCTTGTCCCGAGCTTCCTTTCGCCGCAGCCTTTGGTGAAGTGTGATAGTCTCCATGATCTGATCTCCCACAGTGAACACCGGATTGAGACTGGTCATGGGCTCTTGAAATATCATGGATATCTCGTTGCCTCTGATGTGCATCATCTCGGCTTCGCTCTTCTTGAGCAGATCCTCGCCCTTGAAGAGTATCTCGCCGCCCACAATCCTTCCTGGCGGGTTCGGAATGAGCCTCATCACTGAAAGAGATGTGACACTCTTGCCGCATCCGCTCTCGCCAACGATGCCCAGGGTCTGACCCCTGTCGACCGAGAGACTGATCCCATCCACTGCAGGCACTACTCCATCTTCGGAGACAAAGTGAGTTCTGAGGTCGCGCACCTCCAATAGCGGTTGCCCCGTACTCCGGACTGAGCTGCTTTCCGATTGGCGTAACCCTTGATCCACTCCCGGTGACATTGGCTGTTTCCCCCTCCGATATCTGATACCGCTCGACCAGTTAGGCCTCTCAGCCATCGAGCAAGTCTGCGAGCAGGAGGAGAGACGACTTCGTGCGAACAGAAGCCGACGTATTCCAGTGGCTGTTCCCTTGATGCCGGCGCATGGCAGCCCAACATGAGGCAGCGACCATGGCATTTGCGCAGAACCTGGGCGGTGGGCCTGAATCGCCAGCGTAGACGCCTGGTATGGGAGGATTTGCTTTGCGAGAATCTTACCATAGGTCTTTGCATGTAGCAAGAGTTTACTTGATTGCCTTTGACTGTTCACATATTCTATCGGAGATTCTCGATGCACATCTGCTGCACGCGCGCGGCAAGGCAGGTTCCCATTCTGCGACGGCGAAATGCTCAGGTGCTCTGGCGAGAGCTGCCGGCGCTTCGGCGAGAACCGTGGGTGTGCCGTCGAAGGCGCAGGCGCGCTGGCGAGGTCCGCGATCGTGGCGATGAAACTCGCAGGTGCGTCGGCGAACCCGGCAGCCGAAATCTCGCATACTACACCTGGAGGATCTAGTGGAGGATATTGCGCAGATGAATACCTCGGAAATCAATGTTTCCGCTCTTGAGCTGTTCCACGTGAGCAAGGTCAAGCCCGTGCTTCTAGGGAATGCCGTGACTGAACTCGATGTGATCCACGATGTGACGATCACAGTCTCAAAGGGTGAGATACTCACTCTAATAGGCCCTTCGGGCTCTGGCAAGTCCACCTTTCTCCGGATGCTGAATCGCCTTGAAGACCCGTCTTCCGGCCAGATACGGCTGTTCGGCGAGGACATCGCAGGCATTGATCTGCGCGACTTGCGTCGCCGGGTGGGGATGGTGTCGCAGACGCCGGCCTTGCTCGCCGGCAGTGTGGCGAGCAATGTATCCTACGGGCCTCGCTTGAGGGGGCTGCCATGTGACCTGGGGCGCTACCTCGACATGGTTGGCCTTGAGCGTGGTCTGTTGGATCGCCCAGCGTCGACCCTTTCCATAGGGCAACAGCAGAGGATGGCCATAGCTCGGGCGCTTGCGAACGAGCCCGAGGTCCTGCTGCTCGATGAACCCACGTCAGCGCTGGACCAGACGGCATCGAGGAACATTCTCGACCTGATATGCACGCTCAACAGGGAACTGGGTCTCACAGCGGTGATGGTCACCCACATCATGGACCACGCTCGTGCGGTGGCTACGTCAGTTGTGCTCTTGGTGGGTGGGGCCGTGGTGGAGGTGGGGCGAGCCGCCGAGTTCTTCTCTGGCCCATCCACAGAGATCGGGCGAAGGTTCCTAAGAGGGGAGTTGGTCGCCGATGAGCGGTAGCACGTACATCCACATATCCGACGTCGACCTGCTGATCGCTCTCCTTTTCATCGCTATCACAGCCATAGTCTCCTACTGGCAAGGCCTTGGTCTCGAGCGGGACATCGCAGTCGGGACTGTGCGCACCTTCGTGCAGCTCCTTGCGGTCGGGTTCGTGCTGCAGCAGGTATTCGACGCGTCCCGGTGGTACTGGGTGGTCCTGATCCTGGCGGTCATGACGACTATTGCAGGCTACAACGCCATGACACGACAGGCAGGGGCGAGGCAGGGCTTGTTCGCGATAATGACAAGCGCCATAGGGTTAGGTGGCGCAGTGACGATTGTGCTTGTCATCGGTGTGGTGCTCCGGGTGCGCCCATGGTATCAGCCGCAGTACGTGATCCCAATTGCAGGGATGATAATCGGGAACTCAATGACCGGCGCGGCGCTCGTAGTCAACAGACTCCATTCTGAGCTCGTGCTGCGCCGAAACGAGGTGGAGGCGGCACTGGCCCTCGGCGCTCCCGTGAAGGAGGCCGCCGCAAACGCACTCCGCGAGGCCCTGAGGGCGGCGATGATGCCTACAGTGAACTCAATGATGACCGTTGGGCTGGTGCAGCTCCCTGGCATGATGACAGGCCAGATCATATCCGGCGCGAACCCGGCGGAGGCCGTGCGATACCAGGTAGTCGTGATGCTCATGATAGCCGCCGCCACGGCGATGACTGCAATGATCGCAGCATTCCAGGCACTGGGGGTGTTCTTCACACCTGCGCAGCAGATATCGCCAAGGCTGGAGCTGGGGAAGCACTGGGATTCCTACATGCGTGTAAAGGGCGGGGCGCCGAGAGCATGATCTGTTGGGCGCATGATCTGGCGGGGGCTGTGCAGGCTGTTCCAGCTAGCATGACTCGAACGAAGGGGGCGCCATGATGCGACGTCAGACGTTGAATTGGGTGTACATGCTCTTGTTCCCGGTCATGCCCATACTCGGATTCGGGCCGTTCTCCCATCCATACGTCAACCGCCTAGCTCTGAGAAAGGCGAAGGCAAAGCTGGCGGCTGATGTGAGTGAGGGGGAGGGACCCGGGCCGGCTGACGCGCTCGTCGCAGCCACCGGGTCCGGCGGTGTTCAGCCGCGAGTGAATGCGGAGCTGCTGGCCTTGGTGTTATCTCACGAGCATGAGTTCGTGAACGCGGGAAACGCCGCTGACTGCGTATCCACATACCATGTGCTCAACGGAATCGACCTCTACGACTACGCCCACAACTACCATCCGGATGACGCGAGTGGCACGCCAGTCTTTGGATATGCGCTTGTCGACGAGTGGAACCAGCACAGAGGTGATTACCCCGCGAGCCACCTGGCCATCGCTGCCGGGTGGCTTGCTCATCAGATAGCGGACTGGTATCCCCATTACGCTTGCGTGGGGGCGGACGGGACCCTGAACCCTGATCTGTGCGCCGGGGCGGACGAAGCTATGCATCCGAATCCGCATGCCGGGGCGGACGGAACCTTGGATTCTCGTCCGCGTGCTCGCGCTGATGGTGAACCCACCTTCGCAGGTATCGCCAATGCCTACACAGTGTTTGGGGCGGACCTCCCGCCTGACTTACGCGAACGGTACAGGGATGCAAATCACGCCCTTTTCGAGCTGCTCATTGAGTGCGACGTGCTGGGGCGACCAGATGGAGCTGGGCTCTTCCACACTCAGGTCAATCTGTTCGATCACAGCGGCGCCTGTGCCGGACTGCTGACTAGGTGCTCACAGCGGTTCAAGGGCCACATCCGGATTCCGCCGGAGCATCTTCCTTCTCTGGAACGGGACATGAACGCGGTCATCCTCGGCACTGGGCTCTTGGTCAAGTTCCTCCTCAAGGCCTGCCCGCGCCTGCATGACGAGGTCGGAGGGTTCATCGACCTGTCCGTGCTAGATCTTGCGGCTGATGCCGTCGTTGACAGGCTATTCTGTGTAGGCTGGGATCGGATCCGGGAGCTGTCGCGGCCGGAGCATGCAGATGTGTATGATTCCTCACTTGGAGGAGATATCATCGGCGTGTCCTCCACGAGGCTTGCCACACCGGGCAGTTCCCTCATGTCGGTCCTGTACTGGATCGGCTCATCATTCGGCGTGGGGGTAACGGCTGATAGCCTGGAGCTGCTTGTGGAGGAACCCATTGAGGGTCTCCTGTGTTTGGCGGGGCGCGTGGGCGAGGCGTACAGGGCTCTCGATTCCGTGCTCGAACGGTTCGGCGCCGACCTGGACGAGATACCTTATCGGGCGCTCCGAAGGCTGCTTGGGAGGATGGGAGGCAGTCCGAAAGGCAAACCCAGGGAGGCAACGCCCGTTCTCGCGTTTCTCAGCGGACTCGTGCTGGGCGAATCAGCGAGCCTGAAGGAAGCCCGCGAGGCGATGAGGTTGGGGCTCCGCCCGAGAATCGTCGTGAGGGGAGCTGGCCAACTGGGTGAGCATGGTGCAGGCAACGGGGGCCGCGAATGCTGCGGATGCCGCGTGGGCAGTAGCGAGGGCTGCGAGGGCCGCGAATGCTGCGGATGTGGCGGCATGGGCAGCGGCGAGGGCAGCGCACTGGCGCGCATGTTCGCTGATGGCAGAGTGGAGGTCGCTGCGGCGCCTGCCGTGGCTGATGCGTATCCGCCGGAACTGCGACGGCTGAAGTCGCTTGATCCCAGCACTCTTCTGGTGCGGGTGGATGGCTACAACATCGCGGCCGAGCCTGGAATCGCCAGCGTTCGAGTCACGGGCGATCCATCCAAGAAGCTGGACATCGTGATCACCTTCGAGAGGCAGATCTGCCCCGGAGTACATCATCTGTTCGTAGACATCCATGACAACAGCGGTGCACACTCCGAGTATCTGGATCATAGGGTCGCTACCGATGTGAAGAGAGTGGATTCCTGGAGCTGAGATGAATCACCAGGCTGGCATCTGAAGTTAGAGGTGTGTTGGAGGTATTTGCCGAATCATGAGCGGGCACGTTGGCGATGTATGGGATACCCCCGAATTCTCCAATCGTGTTGGGTTGAAGGCTGTTGATGGAGGGCTGTGCACCATGGCATACGCGCTATACGGGGTTGTGATCGCGCTTCTTGCGTGCGTTGTACTTGTCCTGGTCCGGGCTGCCGTGCATAGACCGAAGGAGAACATGGCAGGCAGGGAGCTTTCGCAGAGCTGTGAAGCAGGCGTTGCGGACAGCGTGAACACCGAAAGGGCCGTGAAGTCCTTGTCCGATGCGATCCAGGTCAGGACGGTTTCGTTCGCTGACCGGTCCCATATGGACACCGTGGAGTTTGACCGATTCCACGCGCTTCTTGATTCGTCTTTTCCTCTGGTTCGCGACAGGCTCACGAAGAAGGTCCTCGGGTACAACCTGGTGTATCTGTGGAAGGGTGCGGGAGGCGGGCAGAAGCCTATCGCACTGATGTCGCACATGGATGTGGTTCCGGCAGACGACGAAGGGTGGGAGCATCCTCCTTTCTCCGGGGCCGTCGCTGATGGTTTCGTGTGGGGGCGCGGCGCTCTCGATATCAAATTCGGACTTATCACGATACTGGAGGCAATTGAAGAGCTGCTGGAGGTCGGGTTTGTCCCCTCAAGAGATGTGTATGTCGTCTCTACCTGCGATGAGGAGGTGGGGAACAACGGAGGGATCACAGAGGTCATGGGATTCCTCAAGAGATCAGGTGTGGACCTGGAATGGGTGCTCGACGAGGGCGGCGTCGTTGGCGAGGGGATGATGGCCGGCTTCGACAGACTTCTTGCCCTGGTGGGCGTCGCGGAGAAAGGATACCTCGATGTTGAGCTGTCGGTGGAGATGACCGGCGGACACTCGTCCTCTCCAGGACGGGCGACCTCAGTGGGCCTTCTATCTCGCGCGATCGCGAAGGTGGAGGCGAGGCAGATGCCAACCCGGATGGGAAGCCCTGTGCGGGAGTTCTTCAATCAAGTCAGCCGGTACATGGGCTTCGGCAAGAGGCTGGTTTTCGCCAACATGCCGCTGTTCCAGCCGCTGATCACGGCCGTGCTGCTTGGAACTCCCGAGACTGCTTCGATGATCAGGACAACCACGGCGCCCACCATGATAT
Coding sequences within:
- a CDS encoding dipeptide ABC transporter ATP-binding protein, with the protein product MTEPLLEVRDLVKHFPMKKGFIPSRRSATVKAVDGVSFCINRGETLGLVGESGCGKSTTGRLILRLIEPTSGDVCFEGRNILKLSGEGMRELRKDMQIMFQDPYASLNPRMSIGDIIGEPIEVHGLARGKERDRRVQELLEVVGLAPYHLKRYPHEFSGGQRQRIGIARALAVRPKLIVCDEPVSALDVSIQAQVINLLQDLQNDFGLTYLFIAHDLSVVRHISDRIAVMYLGKIVELAPKDELYINPQHPYTEALLSSVPIPDPKHKRQRIILEGDVPSPVKLPSGCRFHTRCRYAQDICSQTDPAVTHIGNEHYVTCHFPSSSRLNRLNSN
- a CDS encoding ABC transporter ATP-binding protein, which gives rise to MEVRDLRTHFVSEDGVVPAVDGISLSVDRGQTLGIVGESGCGKSVTSLSVMRLIPNPPGRIVGGEILFKGEDLLKKSEAEMMHIRGNEISMIFQEPMTSLNPVFTVGDQIMETITLHQRLRRKEARDKTIELLRLVGIPSPEKRVDDFPHQMSGGMRQRIMIAMALSCNPTLLIADEPTTALDVTIQAQILELMSELRERFGTAIMLITHDLGVIAETVDEVVVMYAGRIVERANVGSIFEKPAHPYTVGLLGSIPKLNERSERLQVIKGVVPSPFNMPKGCRFHPRCNWAQPICREQEPPLVDIKDDHEVRCWNAVERGSELN
- a CDS encoding ATP-binding cassette domain-containing protein: MNTSEINVSALELFHVSKVKPVLLGNAVTELDVIHDVTITVSKGEILTLIGPSGSGKSTFLRMLNRLEDPSSGQIRLFGEDIAGIDLRDLRRRVGMVSQTPALLAGSVASNVSYGPRLRGLPCDLGRYLDMVGLERGLLDRPASTLSIGQQQRMAIARALANEPEVLLLDEPTSALDQTASRNILDLICTLNRELGLTAVMVTHIMDHARAVATSVVLLVGGAVVEVGRAAEFFSGPSTEIGRRFLRGELVADER
- the fetB gene encoding iron export ABC transporter permease subunit FetB, whose protein sequence is MSGSTYIHISDVDLLIALLFIAITAIVSYWQGLGLERDIAVGTVRTFVQLLAVGFVLQQVFDASRWYWVVLILAVMTTIAGYNAMTRQAGARQGLFAIMTSAIGLGGAVTIVLVIGVVLRVRPWYQPQYVIPIAGMIIGNSMTGAALVVNRLHSELVLRRNEVEAALALGAPVKEAAANALREALRAAMMPTVNSMMTVGLVQLPGMMTGQIISGANPAEAVRYQVVVMLMIAAATAMTAMIAAFQALGVFFTPAQQISPRLELGKHWDSYMRVKGGAPRA
- a CDS encoding M20/M25/M40 family metallo-hydrolase, translated to MSGHVGDVWDTPEFSNRVGLKAVDGGLCTMAYALYGVVIALLACVVLVLVRAAVHRPKENMAGRELSQSCEAGVADSVNTERAVKSLSDAIQVRTVSFADRSHMDTVEFDRFHALLDSSFPLVRDRLTKKVLGYNLVYLWKGAGGGQKPIALMSHMDVVPADDEGWEHPPFSGAVADGFVWGRGALDIKFGLITILEAIEELLEVGFVPSRDVYVVSTCDEEVGNNGGITEVMGFLKRSGVDLEWVLDEGGVVGEGMMAGFDRLLALVGVAEKGYLDVELSVEMTGGHSSSPGRATSVGLLSRAIAKVEARQMPTRMGSPVREFFNQVSRYMGFGKRLVFANMPLFQPLITAVLLGTPETASMIRTTTAPTMISGGVKPNVLAPRASAVINCRLLPGDTAHDVVDHINRVVADDRVKVRILSQSPASRVSSVGTEGFTLISSCIAAHYPGAVVAPYLVMGATDSKGLEPIAEGVYRFVPVQITKKDLARMHGVNERVSIENIEKAVRFFRSVVVRA